A single genomic interval of Tautonia marina harbors:
- a CDS encoding amino acid permease yields MSQEAPTEDTHELAGFGYRQKLDRTLGSFSSFAVGFSYLSILTGLPQLFYMGYAAGGPAFFWTWPTVFLGQFLVALCFAELAARYPLSGGVYQWSKHIGSAGMGWMAGWVYLACSGITLAAVALALQITLPQLWSGFQIIGSAANPDDAAKNAVLLGCILIVFSTIVNSVGVRLLSRINNAGVFAEIVGAILLVALMAFAARRGPSIVLNVEGLGEGRSLGILGAFLAAALPATYVMYGFDTAGSLAEETDNPRRRAPRAILLALASVGLVGGLLIVTALCAVENPADPQLGLVSGGMPYVIKQVLGDRLGRPLLCLLVVAITVCTLTVHAAAVRLMFAMARDNNLPFSETLAHISETSRTPTWPAVFLGACAILMLVVNVNYPQVIEVMASVSIVWANLAYLMVTAPLLSRRLRKAYRGAHPHHFSDAFSMGWWGLPVNVLAVVWGIFVIVNLSWPRTEIYGTEPARRFSAPLATAAMLLAGGSYYWLVRRHKTGVLETHRAPVTLAPATMVLDPEGGERG; encoded by the coding sequence GTGTCTCAGGAGGCACCAACCGAAGACACCCACGAACTTGCCGGCTTCGGGTACCGGCAGAAGCTTGACCGGACCCTGGGGAGCTTCTCCTCGTTCGCCGTCGGCTTCTCGTATCTGTCAATCCTGACCGGCCTCCCTCAGCTCTTTTACATGGGCTACGCCGCGGGTGGACCGGCCTTTTTTTGGACCTGGCCGACGGTCTTTCTCGGACAGTTTCTGGTGGCGCTTTGCTTTGCGGAACTGGCGGCGCGGTATCCCCTCTCCGGGGGCGTTTACCAGTGGTCCAAGCATATCGGATCGGCCGGCATGGGCTGGATGGCCGGCTGGGTCTACCTGGCCTGCTCGGGGATTACGCTGGCGGCCGTGGCCCTGGCGCTTCAGATTACCCTACCGCAGCTCTGGTCCGGGTTTCAGATCATCGGCTCGGCCGCCAATCCCGACGACGCCGCAAAGAACGCCGTGCTCCTTGGCTGCATCCTGATCGTCTTCAGCACGATCGTCAATTCGGTCGGCGTGCGGTTGCTGTCTCGGATCAACAATGCGGGAGTCTTTGCCGAGATCGTCGGAGCGATCCTGCTCGTGGCTCTGATGGCCTTTGCGGCGCGTCGAGGGCCGAGCATCGTCCTAAACGTGGAGGGCCTGGGCGAAGGTCGATCGCTGGGCATTCTCGGGGCGTTTCTGGCCGCGGCTTTGCCGGCAACCTATGTGATGTACGGCTTCGACACCGCCGGATCACTTGCCGAGGAAACCGACAACCCGAGGCGACGCGCTCCCCGGGCGATCCTGCTCGCCCTGGCCTCGGTCGGCCTGGTCGGGGGCTTGCTGATCGTCACGGCCCTGTGCGCCGTCGAGAATCCGGCCGACCCGCAGCTCGGCCTGGTCAGTGGCGGAATGCCCTATGTGATCAAGCAGGTCCTGGGAGACCGGCTCGGGCGCCCCTTGCTCTGTCTGCTGGTGGTGGCGATTACCGTCTGCACCCTGACCGTGCACGCCGCGGCCGTTCGCCTGATGTTCGCGATGGCGAGGGATAATAACCTGCCGTTCTCCGAGACCCTGGCCCATATCTCCGAGACCTCTCGAACACCCACCTGGCCGGCCGTGTTCCTGGGGGCGTGTGCCATCCTGATGCTGGTGGTCAACGTCAACTACCCGCAAGTGATCGAGGTCATGGCCTCGGTGTCGATTGTCTGGGCCAACCTCGCCTACCTGATGGTGACGGCGCCGCTGCTCTCTCGTCGGCTTCGCAAGGCGTATCGAGGCGCTCACCCGCACCACTTCTCCGACGCCTTTTCGATGGGCTGGTGGGGCTTGCCCGTCAATGTGTTGGCCGTGGTCTGGGGCATTTTCGTGATCGTGAACCTCTCCTGGCCCCGCACGGAAATTTACGGCACGGAACCGGCCCGGCGGTTCAGTGCCCCGCTGGCGACGGCCGCCATGCTGCTGGCAGGAGGCTCGTATTACTGGCTGGTCCGTCGACACAAGACCGGCGTTCTCGAAACCCACCGCGCGCCCGTGACTCTTGCGCCGGCGACGATGGTGCTTGATCCTGAGGGAGGCGAACGAGGATGA
- a CDS encoding CDP-alcohol phosphatidyltransferase family protein produces MTSRDSVMGENLTTDEPNADQGRPGAGDPVRTVMAWGVHLYTALGLVIAASIAVLLVRGDADAFRWSFALMLLATLVDATDGTMARGVGVKSVLPNFDGRKLDDLTDFLTYTFLPLLLIWRAEILPSGMEAWLLLPLLASAYGFCQVEAKTDDGYFLGFPSHWNVVAFYLYVLPLPEWAALATLVLFGFLTFIPSRYLYPSQPGRLNMLSNLLAVPWTFLLIWILWRMPSDSPPGWNAEIRTLTLISLYYPAFYMGVSWVITLRRWIIDSPPHRLGASNSSD; encoded by the coding sequence ATGACATCCCGAGATTCCGTGATGGGAGAGAACCTGACCACCGACGAGCCAAACGCCGATCAGGGTCGTCCGGGAGCCGGGGACCCGGTCCGCACGGTGATGGCCTGGGGCGTGCACCTCTACACGGCCCTCGGCCTGGTCATCGCCGCCTCCATCGCCGTGCTCTTGGTGCGGGGCGATGCCGACGCGTTCCGCTGGTCCTTCGCGTTGATGCTTCTTGCCACGCTGGTCGACGCCACCGACGGCACCATGGCCCGCGGTGTCGGCGTGAAAAGCGTCTTGCCGAACTTCGACGGTCGAAAGCTCGACGATTTGACCGACTTCCTGACCTACACGTTCCTGCCCCTGCTGCTCATCTGGCGGGCCGAGATCCTCCCCAGTGGGATGGAAGCCTGGCTCCTGCTGCCTCTGCTGGCCAGCGCCTATGGTTTTTGCCAGGTTGAGGCCAAGACCGACGACGGCTACTTCCTCGGCTTCCCCTCTCACTGGAATGTCGTCGCCTTCTACCTCTACGTCCTGCCCCTTCCCGAATGGGCCGCCCTGGCAACCCTCGTCCTGTTCGGCTTCCTGACGTTCATCCCCAGCCGATACCTCTATCCCTCGCAGCCGGGACGGCTCAACATGCTGAGCAACTTGCTGGCCGTTCCCTGGACCTTCCTCCTGATCTGGATCCTCTGGCGAATGCCCTCCGACTCGCCCCCGGGCTGGAACGCGGAGATTCGGACCTTGACCTTGATCTCGCTCTACTATCCCGCCTTTTACATGGGTGTCTCCTGGGTCATCACCCTGCGCCGCTGGATCATCGACTCTCCCCCGCACCGCCTCGGAGCTTCAAACTCCTCCGACTGA